Proteins encoded in a region of the Coffea eugenioides isolate CCC68of chromosome 4, Ceug_1.0, whole genome shotgun sequence genome:
- the LOC113768702 gene encoding LIM domain-containing protein WLIM1-like — MATFAGTTQKCKTCEKTVYVVDQLQADSKVYHKSCFRCHHCRGTLKLSNYSSFEGVLYCKPHFDQLFKMTGSLDKSFEGAPKTARADRVANQGQTNSKVSSMFGGTQDKCVACKKTVYPLEKVAVDGTSYHRACFRCSHGGCMISPSNYIAHDHKLYCRHHHSQLFKKKGNFSQLEEHEQVELATENGKG, encoded by the exons ATGGCAACTTTTGCAGGGACTACTCAGAAGTGCAAGACATGTGAGAAGACTGTGTACGTAGTGGATCAACTTCAAGCTGACAGCAAAGTCTACCACAAGTCTTGTTTCAGATGCCACCACTGCAGGGGTACCCTCAAG TTGAGTAATTACTCATCCTTTGAGGGGGTTTTGTACTGTAAACCTCATTTTGATCAACTGTTCAAGATGACTGGCAGCTTGGATAAGAGTTTTGAAG GTGCTCCAAAAACTGCTAGAGCTGACAGAGTGGCTAATCAG GGCCAAACAAACAGCAAAGTCTCTAGCATGTTTGGTGGAACTCAAGATAAATGTGTTGCCTGCAAGAAAACTGTATACCCTCTTGAAAAG GTCGCAGTCGATGGAACATCATATCATAGAGCTTGTTTCAGGTGTAGCCATGGTGGCTGTATGATCAGTCCTTCAAACTATATAGCTCATGATCATAAGCTTTACTGTAGGCACCATCACTCCCAActtttcaagaaaaagggaaaCTTTAGTCAACTGGAGGAACATGAACAAGTTGAATTGGCAACTGAGAATGGAAAAGGCTGA
- the LOC113769133 gene encoding protein ALP1-like → MASAPPNFGLNLDDPEDARRAATAVLILQWHFQTHQVPRTGQRVHTSAMTGQGWVEDLLGEKGPCDKVTLEESVAIALYGLSHDLTQRVLGERFQHSTETIHRRVRRLCQALVQLAPIALRHRNTDTTHPRIRNNRRFYPWFKDCIGTIDGTHVSASVPRGEQDAFRNRKGTLSQNVLAACDHDMRFVYVRVGWEGSAHDSRVLMDVISNPDAAFPVPPIGKYYVVDAVYRHMPGFMAPFKSGPGGRSQTAQKGEFNRRHSSVWNIRERTFGVWKMRFKILDGPMKNYPVEEHCSGVLCTAQFH, encoded by the exons ATGGCCAGCGCTCCGCCCAATTTTGGACTGAATTTAGATGACCCAGAGGATGCAAGGAGAGCGGCAACTGCTGTGTTGATTCTACAGTGGCATTTTCAAACCCATCAGGTTCCAAGGACAGGGCAGAGGGTCCACACGAGTGCCATGACTGGTCAGGGTTGGGTTGAGGATCTACTGGGGGAAA AGGGCCCTTGTGATAAAGTGACTTTGGAGGAAAGCGTAGCAATTGCCTTATATGGTCTGAGCCATGATTTGACACAAAGAGTGCTAGGTGAACGATTCCAACATTCCACTGAGACAATTCATCGACGCGTACGCCGCCTATGCCAGGCCTTAGTCCAATTAGCACCTATTGCACTCCGACATAGGAACACAGATACTACTCATCCTCGGATTCGGAATAATAGACGATTTTATCCATGGTTTAAG gattgcattggAACTATTGATGGAACACATGTCTCGGCAAGCGTGCCAAGAGGGGAACAGGATGCCTTTCGTAACAGAAAAGGCACGCTTTCACAGAATGTTTTAGCTGCATGTGACCACGATATGAGGTTCGTATATGTCAGAGTTGGCTGGGAAGGAAGTGCCCATGATAGCCGTGTCTTAATGGATGTTATTTCCAATCCGGATGCAGCATTTCCCGTACCACCGATTGGAAAATATTACGTGGTTGATGCAGTGTACAGACACATGCCAGGATTCATGGCCCCTTTCAAGAGTGGTCCAGGAGGGAGATCACAGACTGCACAGAAAGGTGAATTTAATCGCCGTCATTCTTCGGTTTGGAATATAAGAGAGAGGACGTTTGGGGTATGGAAAATGAGATTCAAAATTTTGGATGGTCCAATGAAAAACTATCCTGTTGAGGAACATTGTAGTGGCGTGCTGTGTACTGCACAATTTCATTAG